One segment of Herbaspirillum hiltneri N3 DNA contains the following:
- a CDS encoding ABC transporter ATP-binding protein codes for MSTSILKAVNVTKRYGKFTAVNNITLDILRGTVHSVIGPNGAGKTTLFHTLTGTTPITEGSILVEGEEVSHLPGYKRVRKGLARSFQVTSLFPNLSVRENLRLAAQGTRPAQALNPWKRPELLRQACDVAEQLVVRLSLQGVADRLSSELSHGQQRRLEVGMAMAGQPKVIFLDEPTSGMGIDDIADMKKLIHSLRDNYTVVLIEHNMDIVMDISDSITVMQQGQILAQGKPDEIRNDERVRRAYLGSMITGGKKAEKETGEAS; via the coding sequence ATGAGCACATCCATCCTCAAGGCCGTGAACGTCACCAAGCGCTACGGCAAGTTCACCGCAGTCAACAACATCACGCTGGATATCCTGCGCGGCACCGTGCATTCGGTGATTGGCCCGAACGGCGCCGGCAAGACCACGCTGTTCCACACGCTGACCGGCACCACGCCGATCACCGAGGGCAGCATCCTGGTCGAGGGCGAAGAGGTTTCACACCTGCCCGGCTACAAGCGCGTGCGCAAAGGCCTGGCGCGCTCGTTCCAGGTGACGAGCCTGTTTCCCAACCTGAGCGTGCGCGAGAACCTGCGGCTGGCGGCGCAAGGCACGCGCCCCGCGCAGGCGCTCAATCCATGGAAGCGGCCTGAGTTGCTGCGTCAGGCTTGCGACGTGGCCGAACAGCTGGTGGTGCGCCTGAGCCTGCAAGGCGTCGCGGACCGCCTGTCGTCGGAGCTCTCGCACGGCCAGCAACGCCGGCTGGAAGTCGGCATGGCGATGGCGGGACAGCCGAAGGTGATCTTCCTCGATGAACCGACCTCCGGCATGGGCATCGACGACATCGCCGACATGAAAAAACTGATCCACAGCCTGCGCGACAATTACACCGTCGTGCTGATCGAACACAACATGGACATCGTGATGGACATCTCCGACAGCATCACGGTGATGCAGCAGGGGCAGATCCTGGCGCAAGGCAAGCCGGACGAAATCCGCAACGACGAACGCGTGCGCCGCGCTTATCTGGGCAGCATGATCACAGGTGGAAAGAAAG
- a CDS encoding branched-chain amino acid ABC transporter permease yields MKHIAHFRFTLLAIAVVLLLPLCVGSGTLATEVLIFALAALGCNLLLGYTGLMSFGQGIFFGIGSYATGLALLHLKAPLLISLMIAAVIGGLIALLVGWFSIRQRGTYFVMLTLAFAQMFYFLAYTMKDITGGDNGLLDIPRPNLSVLGHTLLPTTTSWQYYSFVAILFVVVFWLLQRVVDSVLGRTLLAVRDNEARASAVGYDITLLKLAAFVISGAVTGLAGGLHAMMTGVAPLSNIEYHTSESILIMTVIGGTGNLFASVLGASFYVLVGNWLSTLWPRWLMLLGFLLIGVSLYMHKGLYGLAQSLLQRIRPGAKPRIDVAKEIH; encoded by the coding sequence ATGAAACATATCGCTCATTTCCGCTTCACCCTGCTGGCCATTGCCGTGGTGTTGCTGCTGCCGCTGTGCGTCGGTTCCGGCACGCTGGCGACCGAAGTGCTGATCTTCGCTTTGGCGGCGCTCGGTTGCAACCTGCTGCTCGGCTATACCGGCCTGATGTCGTTCGGCCAGGGGATTTTCTTCGGCATCGGCAGCTATGCCACCGGACTGGCGCTGTTGCACCTGAAGGCGCCGCTGCTGATTTCGCTGATGATCGCCGCCGTCATCGGCGGGCTGATTGCTCTGCTGGTGGGCTGGTTTTCGATTCGCCAGCGCGGCACCTATTTCGTCATGCTGACGCTGGCGTTTGCGCAGATGTTCTACTTCCTCGCCTACACGATGAAGGACATCACCGGCGGCGACAACGGCCTGCTCGACATTCCGCGTCCGAACCTGTCGGTGCTGGGCCATACGCTGTTGCCGACGACCACGTCGTGGCAGTACTACAGCTTCGTCGCGATCCTGTTCGTGGTGGTGTTCTGGCTGCTGCAGCGCGTGGTGGATTCGGTACTGGGTCGCACGCTGCTGGCGGTGCGCGACAACGAGGCGCGCGCATCCGCGGTGGGCTACGACATCACCTTGCTGAAGCTGGCGGCGTTCGTCATCTCGGGCGCCGTGACCGGGCTTGCGGGCGGCTTGCACGCGATGATGACCGGCGTCGCGCCGCTGTCCAACATCGAATACCACACCAGCGAATCGATCCTGATCATGACCGTCATCGGCGGCACCGGCAATCTGTTCGCCTCGGTGCTGGGCGCATCCTTCTACGTTCTCGTCGGCAACTGGCTGTCGACCCTGTGGCCGCGCTGGCTAATGCTGCTCGGCTTCCTGCTGATCGGCGTGAGCCTGTACATGCACAAAGGCTTGTACGGTCTTGCGCAATCGCTGCTGCAACGCATTCGCCCGGGCGCGAAACCTCGCATCGACGTCGCCAAGGAGATCCACTGA
- a CDS encoding branched-chain amino acid ABC transporter permease: MNIYLLQIANGIGIGMLYFLLAVGLSIVFGLLRFVNFSHGAFFLLGAYLCFQLGEMGVNFWWSLLVAPVVVGLFAFLVERFVLRHIYALPHHFHILFTVGLALVLQEAVISYWGPLGNNISPPDLLQGVVMAGGFVYPKYRLFVIAFTAVMALLLWWILEGTRLGSIVRAGSESTEMVSLLGLNIDRIFSLVFALGAFTAGLAGALAAPIRGVEPFMGVEALGIAFVVVVIGGLGSFSGALVGGILVGIVQSVMSTVWSEGAHLMIYVAMAAVMLLRPNGLLGRAS; this comes from the coding sequence ATGAATATCTATCTGCTGCAAATTGCCAACGGCATCGGCATCGGCATGCTGTATTTTTTGCTGGCGGTGGGCCTGTCCATCGTGTTCGGCCTGCTGCGTTTCGTCAATTTCTCGCATGGCGCATTCTTCCTGCTGGGCGCTTATCTGTGCTTCCAGCTCGGCGAAATGGGCGTCAATTTCTGGTGGTCGCTGCTGGTCGCGCCCGTCGTGGTGGGCTTGTTTGCGTTCCTGGTTGAGCGCTTCGTGCTGCGCCACATTTATGCCTTGCCGCATCACTTCCACATTCTGTTTACCGTCGGCCTGGCGCTGGTGTTGCAGGAGGCAGTGATCTCTTACTGGGGGCCGCTGGGCAACAATATTTCGCCGCCGGATCTGCTGCAGGGCGTGGTCATGGCCGGCGGTTTCGTCTATCCGAAATATCGCCTGTTCGTGATCGCGTTCACCGCCGTGATGGCGCTGTTGTTATGGTGGATCCTCGAAGGCACGCGCCTCGGTTCCATCGTACGCGCCGGCAGCGAATCGACGGAGATGGTGTCGCTGCTGGGCCTGAACATCGATCGCATTTTCAGCCTGGTGTTTGCGCTGGGCGCGTTCACCGCCGGCCTGGCGGGCGCGCTGGCGGCTCCGATCCGCGGCGTCGAGCCGTTCATGGGCGTGGAGGCGCTGGGCATCGCATTCGTGGTCGTGGTGATCGGCGGCCTCGGCAGTTTCTCCGGTGCGCTGGTGGGCGGCATTCTGGTCGGCATCGTGCAGAGCGTGATGAGCACGGTGTGGTCGGAAGGCGCGCATCTGATGATTTATGTGGCGATGGCGGCGGTCATGCTGTTGCGTCCCAACGGCCTGCTCGGCCGCGCCAGCTGA
- a CDS encoding ABC transporter substrate-binding protein — MKRRDFLKLSALAAPGALSYTDVFAQADAIQFGCPVPMSGPFAANGKYADMGMKLVLQKYGKVLGKNLSYTTLDTEGKPATAVRKVQETMEKGTRFFAGGILSGEALAMGKEAEKGGGIFITTAGADEITGSDCNRATFRWSVPTFGAIEQTVRPLLEKMPNAKRWYTITPQYVFGDGLLSAAKAIFKEKGIEHVGNSYHSLAEKEFSGYLTNAMAAKPDVLLLLNFGSQSSDTLRQAVSFGMKNNCTILMAWASGLEQFETLGADICDGVYFGAQYWHAIDAPFNKEFVKTVNDALKIDPNYSLAGSYICTKIVLDAIIKANSTDPKAVIAAMEGMKYEGLTGTEEIRKGDHQVIKNYYLLKGKAKSKMRNKNDYADIISSGKSFLALDKTMCKLT, encoded by the coding sequence ATGAAACGCCGCGATTTTCTCAAGCTGTCAGCCCTCGCCGCACCAGGCGCGTTGTCCTATACCGACGTCTTCGCACAAGCCGATGCGATCCAGTTCGGTTGCCCCGTTCCGATGTCCGGCCCTTTCGCCGCCAACGGTAAATACGCCGACATGGGCATGAAGCTGGTGCTGCAGAAATACGGCAAGGTGCTCGGCAAGAACCTGAGCTACACCACATTGGATACCGAAGGAAAACCGGCGACCGCCGTGCGAAAAGTGCAGGAAACGATGGAAAAGGGCACGCGCTTTTTCGCCGGCGGCATCCTCTCCGGCGAAGCGCTGGCGATGGGCAAGGAAGCGGAAAAAGGCGGCGGCATTTTCATCACCACCGCAGGCGCCGATGAAATCACCGGCAGCGATTGCAATCGCGCCACCTTCCGCTGGTCGGTGCCGACCTTCGGGGCGATCGAACAAACCGTGCGGCCGCTGCTGGAAAAAATGCCGAACGCAAAACGCTGGTACACCATCACGCCGCAATACGTGTTCGGCGACGGCCTGCTGAGCGCGGCCAAGGCGATCTTCAAGGAAAAAGGCATCGAACACGTCGGCAACAGCTACCACTCGCTGGCGGAGAAGGAATTCAGCGGCTACCTCACCAATGCCATGGCGGCCAAGCCGGACGTCCTGCTGTTGCTGAACTTCGGCTCGCAATCGTCGGACACGCTGCGCCAGGCGGTCAGTTTCGGCATGAAGAACAACTGCACGATCCTGATGGCCTGGGCTTCCGGCCTGGAGCAGTTCGAAACCCTGGGCGCGGATATCTGCGACGGCGTGTACTTCGGCGCGCAGTACTGGCACGCCATTGACGCACCGTTCAACAAGGAATTCGTCAAGACGGTCAACGACGCGCTGAAGATCGATCCGAACTACAGCCTGGCCGGCTCCTACATCTGTACCAAGATCGTGCTCGACGCCATCATCAAGGCCAACAGCACCGATCCGAAGGCAGTCATCGCAGCCATGGAAGGGATGAAGTACGAGGGCCTGACCGGCACCGAAGAAATCCGCAAGGGCGATCACCAGGTCATCAAGAACTACTACCTGCTCAAGGGCAAGGCCAAGTCGAAGATGCGCAACAAGAACGACTATGCGGACATCATCTCGTCCGGCAAGTCCTTCCTCGCGCTCGACAAGACGATGTGCAAATTGACCTGA
- a CDS encoding CoA-acylating methylmalonate-semialdehyde dehydrogenase gives MEKITHFIGGRRVDTNSDRYADVFNPALGVAVARVALGTADEVNDAVTGAVAAFPAWSNTPPLTRARVLFKFLNLIQQHADDFAAILTREHGKTFSDAQGEVARGIEVVEYAVGIPQMLKGEYTDQIARGIDAWSMRQPLGVVAGITPFNFPAMVPMWMFPIALACGNCFILKPSERDPSASLLIAELLQQAGLPDGVFSVIQGDKVTVDALLDHPKVKAISFVGSTPIAEYIYARGSAKGKRVQALGGAKNHMVVMPDADMQVAVDALIGAAYGSAGERCMAISVAVAVGDAGDKLVAALAERTRNLKINDGMEKDAEMGPVVTAAAKARIEGLIGKGVEEGATLVVDGRGFKVPGRENGFFVGGTLFDHVTPEMSIYKEEIFGPVLCVVRAPDVATAVELINDHEYGNGVAVFTRDGGVAREFVRQIEVGMVGVNVPLPVPMAFSSFGGWKRSLFGDHHVYGPEGVRFYTRAKAVMQRWPNTASAGAEFAFPQMK, from the coding sequence ATGGAAAAGATCACCCACTTCATCGGCGGCCGTCGCGTCGACACCAACAGCGACCGCTACGCCGACGTCTTCAACCCGGCGCTGGGCGTAGCGGTGGCGCGCGTCGCGCTGGGCACGGCGGACGAAGTCAATGACGCCGTCACCGGCGCTGTCGCCGCCTTCCCGGCATGGTCCAACACGCCGCCGCTGACGCGTGCACGCGTGCTGTTCAAGTTCCTGAATCTGATCCAGCAGCACGCCGACGACTTCGCCGCCATCCTGACCCGTGAACACGGCAAGACCTTCTCCGATGCGCAAGGCGAAGTCGCGCGCGGCATTGAAGTGGTCGAGTATGCAGTCGGCATTCCGCAAATGCTCAAGGGCGAATACACCGACCAGATCGCGCGCGGCATCGACGCCTGGTCGATGCGCCAGCCGCTGGGCGTGGTGGCCGGCATCACGCCGTTCAACTTCCCGGCGATGGTGCCGATGTGGATGTTCCCGATCGCGCTGGCCTGCGGCAACTGCTTCATCCTCAAGCCGTCCGAACGCGATCCGTCGGCCTCGCTGCTCATCGCCGAGCTGCTGCAGCAGGCCGGTTTGCCGGACGGCGTGTTCAGCGTGATCCAGGGCGACAAGGTCACCGTCGATGCATTGCTCGATCATCCGAAAGTCAAGGCCATCAGCTTCGTCGGCTCCACGCCGATCGCCGAATACATCTACGCGCGCGGCAGCGCCAAGGGCAAGCGCGTGCAGGCACTGGGCGGCGCCAAGAATCACATGGTCGTCATGCCGGACGCCGACATGCAAGTCGCGGTGGATGCGCTGATCGGCGCGGCCTATGGTTCGGCCGGCGAGCGCTGCATGGCGATCTCGGTCGCCGTCGCAGTAGGCGACGCCGGCGACAAGCTGGTCGCGGCACTGGCGGAACGCACACGCAATCTGAAGATCAACGACGGCATGGAAAAAGATGCCGAGATGGGTCCGGTCGTTACTGCTGCGGCAAAAGCGCGTATCGAAGGCCTGATCGGAAAAGGCGTTGAAGAAGGCGCGACGCTGGTCGTGGACGGTCGCGGCTTCAAGGTTCCCGGCCGTGAAAATGGTTTCTTCGTCGGCGGCACGCTGTTCGACCACGTCACGCCTGAAATGAGCATCTATAAGGAAGAAATTTTCGGGCCGGTGCTGTGCGTGGTGCGCGCGCCCGACGTCGCCACTGCGGTCGAACTGATCAACGACCACGAATACGGCAACGGCGTCGCAGTCTTCACGCGCGACGGCGGCGTGGCGCGCGAGTTCGTGCGCCAGATCGAAGTCGGCATGGTCGGCGTCAACGTGCCGCTGCCGGTGCCGATGGCGTTCAGCAGTTTCGGCGGATGGAAGCGCAGCCTGTTCGGCGACCATCATGTCTACGGTCCGGAAGGCGTGCGTTTTTATACCCGCGCAAAAGCAGTGATGCAGCGTTGGCCGAACACCGCCAGCGCCGGCGCCGAGTTTGCGTTCCCGCAGATGAAGTGA
- a CDS encoding aspartate aminotransferase family protein: MNKPLSASDLSAYWMPYTANRNFKASPRMLVSAEGMYYRDDAGNAILDGTAGLWCVPLGHAQPKIVSAVQKAVATLDYAPSFQLGHPMAFELAERLKQYTGGRYSQVFYTGSGSEAVDTALKIALAYHRSRGDATRTRLIGRERGYHGVGFGGMSVGGIGGNRKTFNSALLQGVDHLPHTHNLEKNAFTKGEPEYGTHLADELERLVTLHDASNIAAVIVEPVAGSTGVLIPPKGYLQRLRDICTKHGILLIFDEVITGFGRLGTPFASDYFGVDPDIFTTAKGLTNGVVPMGAVFVKPHIHDAFMNGPDGIELFHGYTYSGHPLACAAGLASLDIFEQDGILEHANSVADYWQEAAHSLRGLPHVIDIRTIGMIVGIELASIPGKVGARAYDAFRRAFNDGILIRVTGDIIALSPPLVIEKKHIDELFGKLAAILKTLD, from the coding sequence ATGAACAAACCACTTTCCGCTTCCGACCTGTCCGCCTATTGGATGCCCTACACCGCCAACCGCAACTTCAAGGCCAGCCCGCGCATGCTGGTGTCGGCGGAAGGCATGTATTACCGCGACGACGCCGGCAACGCCATCCTCGACGGCACCGCCGGCCTGTGGTGCGTACCGCTCGGCCACGCCCAACCGAAGATCGTGTCGGCGGTGCAGAAGGCCGTGGCGACGCTGGACTATGCGCCGTCGTTCCAGCTCGGCCATCCGATGGCCTTTGAACTGGCGGAGCGCCTGAAGCAATACACCGGCGGCCGCTATTCGCAAGTGTTCTACACCGGCTCCGGCTCGGAAGCCGTCGACACCGCCCTGAAGATCGCCCTGGCCTATCACCGCTCCCGCGGCGACGCCACCCGCACCCGCCTGATCGGCCGCGAGCGCGGCTACCACGGTGTCGGCTTCGGCGGCATGTCGGTCGGCGGCATCGGCGGCAACCGCAAGACTTTCAATTCGGCCCTGCTGCAAGGCGTGGATCACCTGCCGCACACCCACAACCTCGAAAAGAACGCCTTCACCAAGGGCGAACCCGAATACGGCACCCACCTGGCCGACGAACTGGAACGCCTGGTCACGCTGCACGATGCGTCCAATATCGCCGCCGTGATCGTCGAGCCGGTGGCCGGCTCTACCGGGGTGCTGATCCCGCCCAAGGGTTACCTGCAACGCCTGCGCGACATCTGCACCAAGCACGGCATCCTGCTGATTTTCGATGAAGTGATCACCGGTTTCGGCCGCCTTGGCACGCCGTTCGCGTCGGACTACTTCGGCGTCGATCCGGACATTTTCACCACCGCCAAGGGCCTCACCAACGGCGTGGTGCCGATGGGCGCCGTGTTCGTCAAGCCGCACATCCACGACGCCTTCATGAACGGCCCCGACGGCATCGAGCTGTTCCACGGCTACACCTACTCCGGCCATCCGCTGGCCTGCGCGGCCGGTCTGGCGTCGCTCGACATCTTCGAACAGGACGGCATCCTCGAACATGCCAACAGCGTCGCCGACTACTGGCAGGAAGCCGCTCATTCACTGCGCGGCCTGCCGCACGTGATCGATATCCGCACCATCGGCATGATCGTCGGCATCGAGCTGGCGTCGATTCCGGGCAAGGTCGGCGCACGCGCCTACGACGCCTTCCGCCGCGCCTTCAATGACGGCATCCTGATCCGCGTGACAGGCGACATCATCGCCTTGTCGCCACCGCTGGTCATCGAGAAAAAGCACATCGACGAGCTGTTCGGCAAGCTTGCCGCCATTTTGAAAACACTGGATTAA